A genomic region of Glycine max cultivar Williams 82 chromosome 15, Glycine_max_v4.0, whole genome shotgun sequence contains the following coding sequences:
- the LOC100796085 gene encoding probable 2-oxoglutarate-dependent dioxygenase AOP1 — protein sequence MEANSSLSPPLLVQNWKLPSSNQDQQKWYYCGETNGKEIVGWKGKDCFKGLHEPKRPKAKHFTKKFLYKQTQTQLIEIFEKVPLELRKAIFAALQELFDLPLQTKILNVSKKPYRGYVGQYPMVPLFESMGIDDANVYENVESMTNIMWPHGNPSFSKTIQSFSEQLSELDQIIRKMILESLGVEKYLEEHMNSTNYLLGVMKYKGPQTSDTKVGLTTHSDKNIVTILYQNEVEGLEVMTKDGKWISYRPSPDSFVVMIGDSLHVNSIHHLHLKQHKSEITVSITFKIILARARYSAGLFSIPKGGNIIKAPEELVDEEHPLLFKPFDHVEFLKYYYTEKGQRDQFALRTYCGV from the exons ATGGAGGCCAACTCATCATTGTCACCACCATTATTGGTTCAAAATTGGAAACTTCCAAGTTCAAACCAAGACCAACAGAAGTGGTACTACTGTGGAGAGACCAATGGCAAGGAGATTGTGGGGTGGAAAGGAAAAGACTGTTTTAAGGGGTTACATGAACCAAAA CGTCCAAAGGCCAAACACTTCACAAAAAAGTTCCTTTACAAACAAACGCAAACACAATTAATagaaatttttgaaaaagttcCTTTAGAACTTCGCAAAGCCATATTTGCTGCACTACAAGAGCTCTTTGATCTCCCTCTACAAACAAAGATACTCAATGTGTCTAAGAAGCCTTATCGTGGTTATGTTGGGCAATATCCTATGGTCCCACTTTTTGAAAGTATGGGCATTGATGATGCAAATGTCTATGAAAATGTAGAAAGCATGACAAACATCATGTGGCCTCATGGAAACCCAAGTTTTAG CAAAACTATACAATCCTTCTCTGAGCAGCTATCAGAGTTGGATCAGATTATCAGGAAGATGATTTTGGAGAGTTTGGGTGTTGAAAAGTACTTGGAGGAGCACATGAACTCAACCAATTATCTTCTCGGGGTTATGAAATACAAAGGCCCTCAAACCAGTGACACAAAGGTTGGCCTCACAACACACTCAGACAAGAACATAGTGACCATATTGTACCAAAATGAAGTTGAGGGTTTAGAGGTGATGACCAAAGATGGAAAATGGATTAGCTACAGGCCTTCCCCTGATAGTTTCGTTGTCATGATTGGTGACTCTCTCCATGTAAATTCTATTCATCACTTGCATTTGAAACAACATAAATCAGAAATTACggttagcatcacttttaagataattcttGCAAGA GCAAGATACTCTGCAGGGCTGTTCTCTATCCCCAAAGGAGGGAACATTATAAAAGCCCCAGAGGAGCTTGTGGATGAGGAACACCCTCTACTCTTTAAGCCTTTTGATCATGTTGAGTTTCTCAAGTATTATTACACTGAAAAAGGTCAGAGAGATCAATTTGCACTGCGCACTTATTGTGGTGTTTGA